The sequence AACAATGGATGTCAACCAAACCGGGGCCGGTGCCTGGACATTCGGTTACGCCGCTATGATGCCATCCGTAGCCTTCATTAAAGGAGGGACGCACCAGGTAGCCCATGCCGCCCACAAGATCCTGGTCCGCGATGGGGCAAAATTCTTCCTCGGTGCAGATGTAGAAAAGGTGCTCATCGAGAATGGCGAAGCCAAAGGCATCCGTCTTACCGACGGCAGCGAGATCAAGGCCAACAAGCTTGTGGTAAGCACCTTAAACCCAGAGCAGCTCTGCTTCGACCTGATCGGCAGGGAACACATCGACGACGTGCTGGCACGGCGCATCGAGCTCCTGGAGACCGGCTTCGGCTGCCTGATGTGGTATACGTTTGCTATACACGATGCGCCCAAGTATGAAGCTGAAGCGTTCAATCCCGATATACATGATGCATACTGGATGGGGCTAGCCGAGGATAACGACCCCATGCACGTTGCCCGGGAGTGCTACTGGGCCAGGCTGGAAAAGTTCCCCCCGCTTGAGGACTTCTGCCCTACAGTATGGTGCCATAGCATACCTGACCCCTCCTACGCGCCACCGGGGTTCCATACCGCAAACAACGAGCAGCTGGGGCCACCCGTCAGAGCTCACACCGAGAGGGAGTGGCTGGAGATAAAGAAGAAGTACGCCGAGGACCTGATAACTGTCTGGCAGCGGCATGCCCCTAACATGACATGGGACAATATCATCGGCGTCGATTCTAATAGCCCCTACGACCACCTACGGATGAAGAACCTGGCGCCTGATAGTTCTATAGGAGTCCTCGACCGGGTGCCGCATCAGTGTGAGGACAAGCGGCCAACCCCAGAGCTGGCAAACCATCGCACCCCCATAAAGAACCTGTACGCTACCGGGGCCGCATGGCACCTGGGGGCAAACTCCGGTTCGTCCGAGTCCTACAACTGCTACAAAACAATCGCCAAGGATATGAACCTGCCGGGACCGTGGCAGGAGCCGGGAAAAGAGGAGCCGGAGTCTCTTTTCCAGCAGTTCAACTGTATCATGAAAAAGCTGGAGGACTCGGGCAAGGCGAATCCAAAATAGAACGTGTCCTTACAGTCCAAATGGAGGAGCTTTATGGCGAATCATAAATACGATGTTATCGTAGTAGGTGCAGGCCCCGGAGGCCTCTGCTGCACCGCTCTCCTGTGTAAATGGGGCCTCAAGACACTGCTCGTGGACAAGAACACGATACCCGGCGGCAAGGCGATAACCGTGGAGCACAACGGCTTT comes from Dehalococcoidia bacterium and encodes:
- a CDS encoding NAD(P)/FAD-dependent oxidoreductase; amino-acid sequence: MADETFDAVIVGGGNKALFLAMYLLKYANMSVGIFERRHEIGGCLATEEIAAPGFRGNTHAQIQLPFYYLPLWRDWPEFWDYGAQLEQHICASGAVFRNNQTCLGIYSEKYDMDQTRTAKEIARFSEKDAEKWLKMRKLWLSREMQHVQMDMMFNPAEVRALDPGIGGRQLAVYPGLVECGPGINPDSLLMSATHVHNARECWESKELQYTNLRFVLSSTMDVNQTGAGAWTFGYAAMMPSVAFIKGGTHQVAHAAHKILVRDGAKFFLGADVEKVLIENGEAKGIRLTDGSEIKANKLVVSTLNPEQLCFDLIGREHIDDVLARRIELLETGFGCLMWYTFAIHDAPKYEAEAFNPDIHDAYWMGLAEDNDPMHVARECYWARLEKFPPLEDFCPTVWCHSIPDPSYAPPGFHTANNEQLGPPVRAHTEREWLEIKKKYAEDLITVWQRHAPNMTWDNIIGVDSNSPYDHLRMKNLAPDSSIGVLDRVPHQCEDKRPTPELANHRTPIKNLYATGAAWHLGANSGSSESYNCYKTIAKDMNLPGPWQEPGKEEPESLFQQFNCIMKKLEDSGKANPK